In the Vicugna pacos chromosome 24, VicPac4, whole genome shotgun sequence genome, one interval contains:
- the LOC140688977 gene encoding uncharacterized protein, which yields MSALASSPATTSSPSPTPPEEEGLSSETSEPLLLRRACFWGSRSLQKAEEANFSSPGWKRRSCHCRREAWTHLRLCPALTMRPLPQAARWGPCTGPVSAMTLPSSKPCWTMESPQRRPPRWTAIGGPCASGESSDQLLRGPGPGAPGPAGTNRNAWLPSSWQLRRTGALKVKRLAQGHQLLLTSSQATREERGPRGLLGLYRPESASPLASQLLQPSS from the exons ATGTCTGCCCTCGCATCCTCTCCCGCCACCACCTCCTCACCAAGCCCCACTCCACCAGAGGAGGAAGGGCTAAGTTCGGAAACCTCGGAACCCCTCCTACTTCGAAGGGCCTGTTTCTGGGGAAGTCGGTCTCTCCAGAAGGCGGAAG AGGCCAACTTCTCGTCCCCAGGATGGAAGAGGAGGAGTTGCCATTGCAGAAGGGAGGCCTGGACACATCTGAGGCTTTGTCCTGCCCTGACAATGAgacccctgccccaggctgcaCGCTGGGGGCCCTGTACTGGGCCTGTGTCCGCAATGACCCTGCCCAGCTCCAAGCCATGCTGGACGATGGAGTCTCCCCAGAGGAGGCCACCCAGGTGGACGGCAATTGGGGG GCCATGTGCCTCTGGTGAGTCTTCTGATCAACTACTACGCGGGCCTGGACCTGGAGCGCCGGGACCAGCGGGGACTAATAGGAATGCGTGGCTGCCCTCCTCATGGCAG TTGAGAAGAACTGGGGCTCTGAAGGTTAAGCGACTCGCCCAAGGTCACCAGCTG CTCCTGACATCCTCTCAGGCCACCAGAGAGGAAAGAGGCCCACGTGGGCTGCTGGGCCTGTACCGCCCTGAGTCCGCCTCTCCTCTCGCATCCCAGCTTCTCCAGCCCAGCTCCTGA